TAACGAAGTGTTTTGTTTCGTGACAGATTTCAGGGGGGGGGTGTTGTGGGCTGACAGGAAAGGAAATCCTGTAGATTGGGTCGTCCAGGCTCGGTTCTAAAGAGAAACCAGAGCCGAGTTACATCATTTAGACAGAAGCAGGTTTGTGCTACGGAGCTCGTTCCTCCCATTGGACTTTCTGGGAAAGGAAAGAACACCAGACTCGAGAGCTGATGTTGCAGAATTTGTTTTTGATGTAGTGACAGAAGAtttcacatctgcagtggtccctatgaatgaatgaatgccttgtgagtgcatttctgtggtaaaaaaaaaatctggtgctcctctttcaggaagtagaagttagaggTTTCAGAAAACTACAGGATTtgagacatctctcctctgattggctaacaacacaagcctggaggagttctgctgcggtggagtactaatgctaacagttagcttctactagcagagatattctctgctgtttcctggacgctaaaccaacaacagccttccccgtcgtgagtctagatgagtccatgaatgttaagtgagagGGTGACGTATCtgccaggattttctaatcctagagtttcaccgtctgttttctatcagaagctaatgcaggagataggtgtaggagactattctcatgttcagcctgcatgaaacactcagattgAACAATTATAATCGGAGATaatgattaaaaatgtttttcagtcaaAAACACCTTTTAAGGTTTTTTATTGAAGACAAAAAGTCACAAATAAAACCAGGAAGTATCAGCGTAGTCCAGCAGGAGGcgccagcagcttttataaaggccAGAtggttcttttttctttcaatccaaatttattttttttatctaaagCACAAATTCATCTCAGTGACTGAATAAATACTGAACCATTCTGCaaaaattttgtattttttccCCTTTTGAGGATTTTAAATCAGATATTTTGTCTCTGGCAATATTTGTGTTTGTGTTCTGTGGAGAAATTCACTCAGGACAAGGAAAGGTTACGGAATTTTATTTTACAGATTGCAGACCCACCTTTACATAAATATGAACGTATTTGCATTCATTTATATTGTATTTGCACTGCCAGTTATTTATTTGTctattattattgtttattttggcAGAAAGTTCTCCATAAGCTCTGTCATGCTTTGCAAAATTGCAAATAAGTGTGCTCAgaaattattttttccatttatttcttTACTTTTCTGCTTTGTGGGTGGTTTCTAAAAATAGAACATCTgtatacaaacacaaacacatcatGAACGCAAGTTGTAAAAATTCCAAAATAAGGGAAACATATTGATTTTACAGCGTTCCCACCTATAACCAATAACAGCCTAATAAATGCCATTACTGCTGAAAAATTACTGATCAATACAATTTGTAATTTCTGATGTTCGAGGTCTGATTTCAGCTCCTGTGGGGAGATGAGCTTCAGAGGGAACCAAGCTGAACAACGCAGTGAGGGTGCCATTATTCCAGCCTCCCAGACGGTTATAATCcgctcacacacacgcgcgcgcacacacagaaaACCAGACGGGATTTGAACCCCCGCTGTCTGGGTTCAGTAGATTCCTCCTGGCATATAACTAATGAATACGTTAGATTTAATTTGACTTATTTATtagttatattttatttttgttgaaccACCAAACGACACTATTGCGCCAAGGGCAGTTTTTGGCACAGACGCGTTTTTGCGCTGCGTTTGATCCAGACTCGAGGACGTACCAAACTGATCCCGGTGCAGCTTTCCGGACAAATCCACAGAATGAAAGACCCAGCCAGAGGTGATCTGGGTTCAGCTGTCAAACCGCCCAGTATGAGTGACTGGTAATCTGAGCCGATCAAACTGGGTTGTGCGTCTCAGCGGGGTCCGCGCACTCTAACCAAGAGGATTATAATCTCAGACATGTTTCAGACACCACCGCGTTTCAGACTCGGCCTCCGTCCAGAACGAGAACCAGAACCAGCAGAATGTCTCAACACTCACCCACGTAATGCACCACGCAGACCTGTCCTCTTTTGGGGAAAGTTCTGCCTGCGGAGAAACCAAACAAGGAGCTGAAAGCCGCGCACCTCCTTACGGAGCCGCTTTCTCACGCAACAGCTTTATTTATGTTTTACCGTCACCCGGAGTGATGGTCTCGATTTCCACTCCCATTTCAGCGCTGCGTGTGGGTGCGTGAATGCGTGAGCGCGTGTCCCAGAGCCGCTGCCGTGCCTGAACCCGGTGAGCTCCTCCTGCAGCCCGTCTGTCTGCGCGCTCCTGAGGCTCCTCTCAGCTGCGCAGCTGACGTCACTCACCACGTAAACAGCAACGCTTCCGCTTTGGTTCTTCAAAAATAAAACCTCATGGAGAAGAAAATACCGACAGTATCCAGGGGCGAATCAACAATGGGGTGGGATGAGGGGGAGACTGCCCCCTGCTGTAGATGctagaaaaaaagtaaaatatgtgtgaaggttggcaacattcatgcggAACCACctcgagtcacgtaaaaatgtctcAGTGTGATGCACGTGACAGTCCCATCTATTTGACATTTGTTTCTGTGCttccctgtagttatcgtccatttatcgttatcgaggtgaactccTCAATATGTTGTGATACTGACTTTAGGctgcatcgcccagccctacatacAGGGCTTAATATTTGTCAATGAGGAAAGCCAGAATTCCCACAGGAAATGTACGCTAAGCTGTGGATCAACATAGATAATTGTTATTTTAGACATTCAGTTGTAATATCTACATTCAGCGCTTTTTGCCAACACTAAATTAAAAGGATCTGAGCAGCTTAAAATAATTTCAGACAACAAATGTtactaatgttcaaggtgtttattATACTAAATAACCTAGTCTTTATAAAGTAACACTTGATagcttttaaactttaagctagcgcCTTAACATTGAAGTTTTTCATTTTTGACACGACTCTGGAGTCTTCTGCTGACCAGAGCGGGTATAGGGGCTCCAtgggggcgctctttacctgctttacggctgttagctgttatgctagtggttagcatttcCAGTTTGCTGATTttcaataaagcacaaaaagaaaaaaagtttacATTTCTGTTAGCATCATGGCAAACCCTGGGAGTAGAAGTAAGAGAGTAAagttttggaggtgaagcaaagagctaaaaccagagtgaacatcggcgcggCATACGCTAGTCtgagagctaaaggaggctacaaaatcagactgatggtgacctggctttgttgctactagatGTTAAAGTATTATTTTTGTCCAAcgatgtggatctttttactttgtggtttatttaatATCAGATGGCTCACGTTAGTGTTAGctggttgttagcgctagctgcgGCAGGGTTGTTAACGAcagctgtaattccactttcaaccagcagggggagcaagaaactgctctgtgttactttaaagagcaCAGGACAGCAGGTTCTTTATACATCAACCATAAAATGAGTTTATTTTAATCAGAGGTGCCAACATACTTGTGTTTTGCCCCAGGATGCATAGATGTCAGTGTTACAGGAATTTAACATCTACTAAGTGTTTATGATGATGCTCTTCGGCTCAGCAGTTTGATGATAAAGCTGAATTGTCGGTTTCACACCAGTCTGCATCAAAATGCTGTTGAGTAAGTGGGAAAAATCAACCATCTGCAGGAGAAAGCAAACAAGGGGCCGGGGACGGTCTAAAAAAATAAATCCATCTGCTTTTAGACAAAGAGACAGGTGTGTTTCTGGAGGGGAGTAAGGCTGGAGGCGTCAGCTGTTCAGGAGCAAGTTACATCCTTACAGACGACTAGATGTGGAAACAAAACCACGGCATCGATACGACTCACCGTCTGTGTGGTTTGTGTCGTTCGGAGGAAATCTGCTGGTGGGAGGGTCTGCAGAAGCTCCCGACTGTAAACGTTGTTCAAGGGCCAGATTAAGATTAGCAAAGATTAAAATAAAAGTGGAAACGAGTGAGGAGGAAACCTGTCTTTGAGAGGTGGACTGTGGTTTTTCTCCACCAAAACCAGTGATGGAAACCAGGACTGTTTCTGTCCTCATGAGTCCTCAGAGGACAGGCGGAGGGCTAAGCTGGGAAGCtgaattaaacattttattttagaaaaacaaaaaatcagAAACTAGAAGTCCACATGTGTGTCCGTGTTCTCCTCCCTCGGGGAGGGGGGGCGCGCCCAGCCTCAGTTTAGCCGCTGGACGATGACGGCGTTCAGGAGGTTGGCCTGCTGCAGCGTCTGGCTCTCATCAGACAGCTCCTTGTTGGGGAAGGTGGTCATGAGGACGAACTCGCGTGCGGCCATGGCGGGTCGGGCCGCCACCACGAAGTGCCTCAGGTCCGAGACCCTGCGGAGAAACAAGATCCGGTCCGGTGTTCTGTTAGTTTAACTGATCTAAGAGACAGTCTTTCTTTTTTATGTAGTTTCACCTCGTTGTTAATCAGGAACGTTCTCTCTAACCTTCTGGAGTTTTTGTAAACCAACGCGACCCGTCGCTCTACAACAGCGAGATAAGCTGCGTACCGCGGTTCCGTGTGAAAGCGTACGGACACAAAACCCTTTGGTCCGCTTTGTAGGAATGTTTCTGGGAACAGGAACATTCCGTTTCTGTCGCAGACGGAGCTGAGCGTTCCGAGGGGCTCACCTCTGACCGGAAAATCAGAAACAAGCTGCTACACGTCAACCTTACTGAAAGGGTCTTGGACTCCTGATTGCTGGGATGAAACCAGGTCTGGTGTGTTCCAGCCACTGGTTTCCAGAGGACACGAAAAAGCAGCGGAGGTCTCTAAAACCAGCCTGGTTCAGCTCTAAACCACCGATGAAAACATCCGTTCCAACACCTAAAACAGCTCCTGCTTCACCTGTGGGTGTGGTTGAACTTCTGTACCAGCCTGCCGCCGTCGGCCAGTCGGATCTGGATGTTAGTGGTGGGTTGAGAGGGGTCGAGGGTCACCGAGGCGCTGGCTTGAGCCTCATTAGCAGCCCGGTCCTGCTGGGAGACGTCTGGAGCTGCAGTCAGCTCCGGGGTGGCACTAGAGGAGAGAACCTGCTTACATCGTCTCACACGATCAACTGGAAAACCTGTTTTATTCTAAATGAGCCTGAAAACGAAGTTGATCCCTAAATAAACAGGTTTCATACCCAGGGAGAACCATTAagacccgtttcctggtcccatgtCCTTACCTTCCTAATTTCTGGCCTTCACCTTCAAAGGCCTTGAAAGCCATCTTGGGTTTGACAAAGTCCTCGTCTCTATGGTCCTCCATGTCCAGGTTGACCTGGCCTCCTCGGGAACGCTGCCTCAACTCCAGAGGAATCTCCCTGCAGGATAAAGCCAACAGGTGAGTAAAACAGCGGTGGGGGGCGGGGGTTATGACCTCGTCGCTTCTCACCCCcttctgattgcctccaggaagtTTGCGTTCTCCGGATCGCTGTAGTTCCTGAGCTCGCCGTTATCCAGACTGAACCCGGTCTTCCAGAGCTTCAGAACCACGTGGACCTAACAAAACACATTTCCTGGAATGTTTTCGGTGCGGTTGAGAAAGACTCGAGTTCGAGTTTCTGACTGGTGATTCCAGACAAACTGAATCAATCGTTACTAAGCAGCTAAAATCCTGGAGTATAAATAATAATACCTCCTGTTTTCCAAACAAAGCCACGGATCGGGTTTCATTTTCCTGGTTTAAGTTCAGGATCAAAACAAAGACTCACATCTTGCTGACTGTTGGAGGCGCGTCTCTCTCCTGCTACGTAGGCCGACTCCTCCTCAGGAGCTGCTCCCAGTCTGTAACCGCCCCCAACAAAAGCCTGGAAAACCGCCGGAGGCACGACGGAAAAACAGCAAGGAAGGAAAGCAGATCAGAGACAAAGATGCTGCTGGTGGCTGATGAGGAGGAGACGGCCGTTACCCTCGCTCTGCTGGATTCTCCCGGTCCTTTCCCGCTGCGGTCCAAAGGCACAGCTCCGTGCTCTCTGGCCCCTTTGAACAGATCCTCCACCACTTCGTTGGAGCTCTTTTTCTTTGGCGGTCCAACAATCTGTTGTCCACTGCGTTCTGACCCTCCCGCGAAAAACCTGTCAGGAAACCAGGATGAAGCAACAATCCCATCGGAACCATGCAGAACATTCATAAAAGATGCAGCCGTTGAAAGCTCAAAGAGGTTTTGTGTCGCCATTCTGGACGATGGTTTATAAACGTGGAAGTTCTCCTTCTAAGTGCTTTAAATGATAGTCTGACGCCGTTATGGGCGGCATTATTTACAAACGGTGTGATGGCGTTTTATTACAAGCAGTGGTCAAATTCCCAAATTCCCAGTGTGGAATGTGAAACGGAACCAGGACCCTCCGTCTAAGCAGAAGGAGACTGTAGCGACTTCCACGATGGCTGCAGAGGCACAGGATGGGTTTGGTGCGGTAACTCGGAGCGGCGGAAAGTGTTTCTGTTTACTACAGCCGTTTACAGGAGCAACTTCCACGGATTCGGGTCAAACACGACTGTGTAAACAAGGTAAATAAACTAGTATGAACTGTGAAATGTAACGTGATTAACCGAACTGTAGCGGGCAATAAAAACTGCACCCATGCCACCCCTGCTGCGTCACCATGACAACAAAAGAGAAACAATAAAAATGGAAGCCTAGTGATTAATGCCCCAAAAGTATATTTAATTATGGCTCCTAGGATAATAACACTAGTAACACCAATAATAACACTAGTAACACCGATAATAACACTAGTACCACCAATAATAACACTAGTACCACCAATAATAACACTAGTACCACCAATAATAACACTAGTAACACCAATAATAACACTAGTAACACCAATAATAACACTAGTAACACCAATAATAACACTAGTAACACCGATAATAACACTAGTAACACCGATAATAACACTAGTAACACCGATAATAACACTAGTAACACCGATAATAACACTAGTAACACCGATAATAACACCAATAACACTAGTAACACCAATAATAACACTAGTAACACCAATAATAACACTAGTAACACCAATAATAACACTAGTAACACCGATAATAACACTAGTAACACCAATAATAACACTAGTAACACCAATAATAACACTAGTAACACCAATAATAACACTAATAACACTAGTAACACCAATAATAACACTAGTAACACCAATAATAACACTGGTAATACCAATAATAACACTGGTAATACCAATAATAACACTAGTAATACCAATAATAACACTAGTAACACCAATAATAACACTAGTAACACCAATAATAACACTAGTAACACCAATAATAACACTAGTAACACCAATAATAACACTAGTAACACCAATAATAACACGTCAGATCTGAGTTCACATTTAAGCTTTCCTGACAAACTGCTGGTGGTGAATTAAAGTCACTATTTAATCCCACTACAGTCGTTTAGGTAAGTTATTTATctacttttattttgtttgtttttttaaactcaGTAAGAAAAACGAGTCAAAGTGTTTCACGTTTTCCCTCTGGGCCTTtgaccctctggggtccatggatgcgtcttttgaacaggtctgacttgggacgctgtagcagcaagactccgcctccctgagtttcggtttcaattcagctttaaaaaggagattataaactacaccccagttttcaaattgtgttaataggcaacgtaaaagcggagttgtactaaactaaaaaatgacctatttttagacaatctgataacttgtccaaacagcagtttagtaatccgtgagagggaatgtgcttgtgaacattaaaaaacccacaaaaacatgagatccttttgctgttggtggaagtctcacatattcagctgataaaaaagcatcattatgtagctgagagagagacgagggctgcacgagtaacgagatgtgcgcaaaaaggagccgcttggcggggaaaggagtggcgcgaacggagtaacaacaaacaattagacagatattgacgtaaacttcatattttggagagaTCTGGACAGATATACtgtcgctgcagtttagtaggcttttattaggcttatataaaggatgatgagaaggataaatgtccaccaggcacataaggcagtggttacggtttttattttggaaatacaaaggaaaactctaaattagtcacaaacggcaaattacaccctggaccccagagggttaaaaagcaagtcaccccctaccagagtattactccactcccacttcctgtttgaaaaaatgcaacaaatgctgttgcctagcagaccgagagggcggagccgctaacaaatacacacacacacacaggctcacaacgacattgtgacatcatatggtaccagctaacgttctagggtacctcttcagggtatatacagcaatccttaagtaaaatttactactttttaatactttttttttactaccttcagaatttttttaaaaccatcacaacactaaattgcaaatgttaatcagcgacctatttacacatattttaacatatataacatacaaaaagcatagacttagagactcactgatgttgacaacgtattgcgcatatttattttacttagaaaatatgccaggcacttcttttcagcggttcagacagttgaccacggggcctgaaatgatgcagaacgaccactgaatatgacgtcatcataatgtgaccggatatgctaaagtagggctgctcaattatggcaaaaacaataatcacgattattgtgactgaaattgagatctcgattatttaagacgatttttcaatttatgtagatttttttaatttatttttattcagtcataaaactgcccagggcacaatcagggcaaaaataaacaagaaacaagatgatcactaaaagaactcctgattcccagtataaaaagaccaatatacttatagctcatagtttatgacccaagggctgtagaccttggtttaactcatttaagtctaacccgtacagacccaaataccaatatcttgcaaatactgacagcaagaattatacagtggcatttataacaaataaatgcaaataaattgatgttcacaaaatgttgcataacatttattgagtcgtgtcaaggtgctgtaggagagtgcactagcaccgtgtcctcagagagattagttattagttatcagcgtgaggaacttatttctaccttatttataaactatttatttacaagtccatcagttaatgtaataattgtcccaaccacagctgcaccccccaccccccaacccggtctcacagcaatcggggcaagctgcacgtgtgtttagcgcgccgcacgcgcacatttagccgtttttagtggctcaggagcccgcaggtacggtgtgtgtcactcactctggttactccaacagggaaccggctccgagagccgtttctttagcgactgacacatcactacatcattccctttcctaatgtcctgaagaatggtccggagcgcaggcggagtgtttagctaacctgcagcaggaaatgtcgacgacagttatccagaaagtagctaagggttaccagagatgtttctgaggtgttcgctaggtacttttaagatttaaaaagtcaagaagggggtctgagaagctgttagaaatagcatcaacgtcgctaagttggcaacggagcgcttcatttgtaactcagggcagctcaagtgggaggagcaaataatcggcttgttttatttttataatcgttcaaaacatttcattcggaatatatttctatgtcgatgttcagaatacgacacctgatagtctgaaaaaaataatacctaacttggaaaaaataatacctctgagaccaaatttaacacttttaatggccttaaatttgactatttttatttatcactttttaatactttttaaaaccctgcGGACACCctgctcttagccaatagcgatggcagatttaaattcaaatgcagtgcagagtttttacctgacaacggcacaacactgacagttttaggcagaaaattaaaattttaactaaaatgcactaaagtgcaaaactatagactacgcacgattagacacgcgtttatatagtttatcagaaaaatacgttgatttgggggtgacttgctcttcaagAATCTAATCAAATGTGTTTCTGTAAGAAGTGGCTTGATGCTCGTTTCACAGAAAACCAGTTTTCAGACGTTCATCCTTCATCTTTAACTCACACGTCCATTTTTAAAAAGCTACACGAACAACAAGCTAAGaacgagttttcacacatgtatTAATACTTATAGTACTACTCACAATTAACTGTTATTGTCCTGAAAAGGCACAAGGTCTCCTAGCAACCATCCCTCTGCACCAGAGGAGAATCTGCTTACGCAGCAGAAAAGTGACCAACTCTCAGTAAACGAGTGGAGACCTAAAATAGTTTGGTGCATTCTGGATTCCTCTCCTGTAGGCGGGACTCTTTACTGTTCAGATTGCGTGAGGTTGTGAAGGTTAACCAAAGCGTTTAAAAAAGAGCCACAAAGGGCATCATGGGAAACAACCAAACAAAGCTTCTCCTCCATGAGCCAATAAACCCATTCGGTCTTCTTTAATGGGTTTTCATGTTTGGCTCAGAGGTCAGGATGAAGGAAAGCCGCTAAGAAACCTTCTGTTTGTATCTGAAACTGAGACTAACCTTTGGCCTTCCTCTTCATCACTTTCATCCTCTGCCTCGTGCATCAGATCTCTGAAGGAGGTCACTCTGGGCTGACTACTGCAGATAAACACTGTTATAAAATCTAATCAGAACAAAGCGTCCCATTAATTAACCAACAGGTGAAAGGTCTCACCTGGGGCCTGTGGACCGAGACACAGAAGAGCCTCCCTCGGGCTGAGGAAGAGTAATGATGTCATCATCGGCTCCATCCTCAAAGAAACTGGCAAGTGCAAGCTGAGAGGAAACATCGATGTTTAAATGTTACAGAAATACAAGCAAACCTTATAAAAGGACTACATTCACTGACTCGGAGACAcgtctaaagcctagtttatacgaCTCTGTCAGCTCGGGTGTGGAGACACGGAGTTctccaaagcaattccctgccaggacaacagaaggcGTAGCGCCTTTCTGGGAGGGGTATTTGTATTGTTTACGTGTCATTCAGACTTCTTAACATGCACAAAATttctccctcattctcctccaccatgCAGTCACCACCTACAAACCACACTTCCCTCTTATCTCCTCCCATGAATTAAAATCTGTCAGACATCTTTGTCTTCTGCAAAACCTTCTGGGATCTGCTTCATGTCTTCAGCACTCTTTTATTTGGGAGGCGTGCTGttgattaaaggtgtggttcattcgtttaatcaatacatctgcagtggtctctagtaggaatacacgtaagtcgtactctgggtacaaaaTGCCCTGGagtgcctgtttcaggatctagaggGCTGCCAGATCAGAGcacagcttcagacggcaggatttggagtcttacttcctgatatttggacatctcacctctgattggttaacagcaagatgactctaccgctgactatgctctgcaacgttgatgtttcatcttctCAAatcacacaagcctggaggagttctgctgtgtggtggagttgctaccaCACAGCAAGGGAGCTGttcaccagaagaacagctgataaagacgcaTCACACAACTTCTGATGAAGACCGCGGTCGCCGGTTGAAACATGTCAAGGCAAACTCACAACACAACCCTACACGTCCGAATAAAAAAAAGAACCTTGTTAAATACTTATGGAAACAGTTTGAATGAGGTTTAAACTTGTTGAAAAGATTAACTAATTTAAAATACCTAAATGTGATGTTTGGGGATATCTGAGCTGGGCTCAGTCTCCAATATTTCAGTGTCGCAGCGCCTCTGTTCGTCACATGAACACTAACCTTACCTTCACTAGCATGTTCACAACAAAGCTCAGGGCGAGCAAGTGTCCCCAAGCAGCGACTTCTTGatcgtttactttcattttcgttACTGATAACTAAATACATGAACAGACCTACGTCCACCACCAGCCCCCATTAACACAAACACTTCAGCCGATCTGATGACCGGCATGTTTAGAGTAAGATTATCTTCCTGCGTCAAATAACAAACGTAGCGTGACAGGGGGCTAACGCTGCTAGCTACCACTGGCTACTGGAATCGCGGTGGACTGGACCGAAACTCAAAAGATGACACGCACGCCAAAAGAACAAATAACATCCATGTTATCCGGGGAGTGTCGGCGGGGTGACCGGACGACATCTTCTCTGCCGGTGTCAGAAAGCCGAAAGGCCATTTTCAAAGGGTGACTTGCACAAATTGACGGGAGCAGCGGCTAACGTCGACACACGCCGTGGACCCGCAGTTTCCTTCGAGCAGACTGACGCTCGGATCACCGCAACTCTACAGAGAAAGGCGGAAAAGCCGCACCTGCAGGTTCCAGCCGGCGGACTCCAGAAAGAACCGGGCCCTCTCCTCTTCCACACCGGTAACAGCAACGAACTCCCTCACAGACTCTTCTTGGCTCGCCATTTTGATTTGCTCCTTCAGCGAACCGTCCGTTTCCGCCTGAGGAAACAAGCAACTGCTGATGGTTCCTACCTCCGTTTCAAAGTAAGAAGAACCGTAACCACAAAAATCTCATTTTCATAAAATACAAATGTTTACCCTTATTTGTAAACACAActtaatttgttttattaacgCAGCTGAGTTTTCTCTTTTATTCGATACACCGATAAAACTGCCTATTTTCTATTGTAAAAACATTAAACCTAACTTCCGGTTGACCACAAGGGGGCGATGTAAGCACACTTTTGAAAGGCTAGGTCAGAATAGTGACTCAAACTGGCatcacaaagtgtgtgtgtgtgtgtgtgtgtgtgtgtgtgtgtgtgtgtgtgtgtgtgtgtgtgtttccttttcTTTGTTACCTTGAGAAGTCAAAATCTAACCCTTTCTTACAACTAGAGCACATATCTATATCCCAGTGCCTCTTTTCTAGCCAAAACAAACTGATGATGATTTTCTCAGCTGTTTATCTTTAGATGTTTCTGATGTTTTCTTGCATCTAATCTCATTATTTGACTTCTTAATTGCCTTTTCCACGTAGTCATATTGAAGGACTCCTCCATGTGAGAGACAGATGGAGTCATCAGATCTGATTTTGCATCTTATCACACATCTTCTGGTTGTGCAGATTTTCTGTGAAACAGATGCTGGTTGAAGTGTGAGGGTCTCTCATTAAAACTGTTTCTGTGATTTAAACAGATGGGACTATTCCCGTGGGAGTTACCTTTGCACCTGGCTGGTCTGATTTGGAGCATCTTAATTGTTTTTAGGGGGAAGGCTTGGTGAGGTTTCTATGCATTCTGTTGTTGTTTGAATGTCAACAATTATTTATCAGCCGTAAAGTGAGAAAAACACGTCACCTCACTTTTTGCAACACAAACACCTTTTTTTCAAACAAGCACATACTCCAAAAACAAAAACGTGCATCACGCTGAaatagcttaaagagcaagtcactcctaccagagtattactccactcccacttcctgtttgaaaaatgcaacaaatgctgttgtctagcagaccgagagggcggagccgcttacaaatacacacacaggctcccaatgacattgtgacatcatatggtaccagctaacgttctagggtacctc
The sequence above is a segment of the Nothobranchius furzeri strain GRZ-AD chromosome 15, NfurGRZ-RIMD1, whole genome shotgun sequence genome. Coding sequences within it:
- the nsfl1c gene encoding NSFL1 cofactor p47 isoform X3, which translates into the protein MEPMMTSLLFLSPREALLCLGPQAPVFICSSQPRVTSFRDLMHEAEDESDEEEGQRFFAGGSERSGQQIVGPPKKKSSNEVVEDLFKGAREHGAVPLDRSGKGPGESSRARAFVGGGYRLGAAPEEESAYVAGERRASNSQQDVHVVLKLWKTGFSLDNGELRNYSDPENANFLEAIRRGEIPLELRQRSRGGQVNLDMEDHRDEDFVKPKMAFKAFEGEGQKLGSATPELTAAPDVSQQDRAANEAQASASVTLDPSQPTTNIQIRLADGGRLVQKFNHTHRVSDLRHFVVAARPAMAAREFVLMTTFPNKELSDESQTLQQANLLNAVIVQRLN
- the nsfl1c gene encoding NSFL1 cofactor p47 isoform X1, with product MASQEESVREFVAVTGVEEERARFFLESAGWNLQLALASFFEDGADDDIITLPQPEGGSSVSRSTGPSSQPRVTSFRDLMHEAEDESDEEEGQRFFAGGSERSGQQIVGPPKKKSSNEVVEDLFKGAREHGAVPLDRSGKGPGESSRARAFVGGGYRLGAAPEEESAYVAGERRASNSQQDVHVVLKLWKTGFSLDNGELRNYSDPENANFLEAIRRGEIPLELRQRSRGGQVNLDMEDHRDEDFVKPKMAFKAFEGEGQKLGSATPELTAAPDVSQQDRAANEAQASASVTLDPSQPTTNIQIRLADGGRLVQKFNHTHRVSDLRHFVVAARPAMAAREFVLMTTFPNKELSDESQTLQQANLLNAVIVQRLN
- the nsfl1c gene encoding NSFL1 cofactor p47 isoform X2, whose product is MASQEESVREFVAVTGVEEERARFFLESAGWNLQLALASFFEDGADDDIITLPQPEGGSSVSRSTGPSQPRVTSFRDLMHEAEDESDEEEGQRFFAGGSERSGQQIVGPPKKKSSNEVVEDLFKGAREHGAVPLDRSGKGPGESSRARAFVGGGYRLGAAPEEESAYVAGERRASNSQQDVHVVLKLWKTGFSLDNGELRNYSDPENANFLEAIRRGEIPLELRQRSRGGQVNLDMEDHRDEDFVKPKMAFKAFEGEGQKLGSATPELTAAPDVSQQDRAANEAQASASVTLDPSQPTTNIQIRLADGGRLVQKFNHTHRVSDLRHFVVAARPAMAAREFVLMTTFPNKELSDESQTLQQANLLNAVIVQRLN